The DNA region TCGGGAAAGTCTTCGATTGCCTGGACGGAGGAGCGGATGAGCTCGAGCAGGTCATTGATTGCGGCGTGATGCGCCTGTGAACTGTGCATTGGAGGAGCTCCCGGGATGGACTTGGCGCCTGGGCGCTGGCGAGGTTCGCCAGCTCGGCGGGCAGAGGGTCCGAATTATTTTCGAGTCGACGACGCGATATTTCGAGCTTACTGTATATGCGATGGCGAGTGCCGGTCCGAGGTGTGAGCCCTACGCGACAGGGCCGACGCCCTAGGAGCGGGCCCTGGCCAACGCCTGGTAAGATCCGATTTGGACGCATCGGAGTATGCAGCGAGCCAGGAGGCTCGGGGGCCTCGCATCCTCACCGCGCGATCACGCAACGCGGAGACCACATGAAACGCAGAGAATTTCTCAAGTTGGGATTGGGGAGCGCTGCCGCCTTTTCGCTCTCCGGGCTGACCCTCGCCAAAGTGCGGCCGCGGGTCGGCGCGGCCACCATCAACGTCACCCTGGTGGCGGAGGCCTACACCAAGAACCTGATCGACGGCGGCACCGTCACCTGCTGGCGCTTTCGCGACGCCGCCGGCGGCGGGCCGGGCAATTTGGCCTCGGGGCTGATGGCCGAGGTCGGCGATACCGTCAACGTCACCGTCACCAACAACCTCGACCGCGCCATCAACTTCGTCGTGCCGGGGCTGCTCACCGGCACTGCCACGGTGGCGGCCAGCAGCTCACGGCTTTACAGCTTCACGGCGAGCGCCGCCGGCAGCTTCCTCTACCGTGACGACAACACCGCCGGCATCGCCACCGCCATGGGCCTCTCCGGGCCGCTGGTGGTCATGCCCGCCGGCATCACCGACCGGCTCTACCCCGGGGCGCCGGTCTTCGATCAGCAGTACACCCTGGTGATGCAGGACATCGACGACCGCCTCAACGCGGCCGTCGCCGCCGGCGGCTCGTACAACCTCGACAACTACGAGCCCAACTACTTCTTCTTGAACGGGCTGAGCTTCCCGGACACCAAGAACGACGCCGAGACCATGCTGATGATCACCACCGGCGAGGACGTCGCCATTCGCTTCATCAACGGCGGCACCATCTCGAGCCCGATGCACTTCCACGGCTACCACGTCGACGTCGCCACCCGCGACCGCGTGATCGAGACGGCGGTGATCGAGAAGGACACCGTGCTGGTGCGCGTCGACGAGTGTGTCGACGTCATGCTCAACGTCAGCCAGGCGGGCGCCTTCCCGCTCCACACCCACTATGTTCCCGGCGTGACCGCGAACGGCGTCTACACCAACCCGGTGGGCGGCGCCCTGACCATGATGATGGCGAGCGATCCATGAGAACTTTCGAATTCCTCGGCCCCAACATCGTTTCCCTGGGTGTGGTGATGAGCGGCATGCAGCAGATGGACGACGGCACCAACCTCGGCACCTGGTACTTCCGCGAGGGCAGCGGCCTCGGCTTCAACAACGATCGCACCGTGCCCTGTCCGGTGATCGAAGCCGTCGAAGGGCAGACGGTGAGCGTCACCCTGGCCTCGAACCGTCCTCACACCATCCACTTCCACGGCCTCGACGTCGACCAGGCCAACGACGGCGTCGGCCCGACCTCGGGCTACGTCGCGGCGGTGGTGCCGGGCGACGACTTCGGCCGCGTCAACGGCTACACCCGGCTGGTGTCGCCCTTCACCTACACCTTCACCGCGCCCCACGCCGGCACCTACATGTACCACTGCCATGTCGACACCGTGCTGCACATCGAGCGCGGCATGATCGGCACCGTCATCGTGCGTCCGCCGGACGGCTCCACCGACACCGTGTGGAACGGCGGGCCGACCTTCGACAAGGAATACGTCTGGCACCTGCACACCTTCGACAGCGCCTGGCACAGCATCCAGATCAGCGACTCGAACACCGTGCGCCACAGCCCCGATTACTTCCTGATCAACGGCAAAGACGGCAATCAGATCGACGCCGATCCGGCCAGCGCCATCGCCGCCGGGGCCGGCGACCGGGTGCTCATCCGGGCCACCAACGTCGGTTACCAGCCGGCCCTGGTCAAGCTCGGCGGCCTGGCCTTCGACGTCGTCGCCAGCGACGGTCGGCCCCTGGCCTCCACCCTCGCCGGCGTCACCGAGCAATGGGTCGCCCCGGGCGAGCGCTACGACCTCATCCTCACCATGCCGGCCTCGGCCAACGCCACCGCCATGGTCGAGTACTGGGACCCGCGCATCGCCAACATCCTCGGCACCGCCACCGCCCCGGTGGTCGAAGACCCCACCCTCTTCGCCGACGGCTTCGAAACCGGCAACACCAGCCGCTGGTCGAACACCGTGGAGTAGGGCGCTAGAGAAGGCGCGCGGCTCGCGGAGCTGCGTTGCCCTGGTGGTCGTAGGACGAACGGCCCATCGCTTCGGCGGTGGGCCGTTTTCTTTTCGGGGATTATTCCTATCCTTCCGGTGAGCCGTAGTCGTTGACTTGAGCTTCGCAGTTATCTACTCTGGAAAAATGCTCGAGATCGACCTCCAGAAAGCCGAGGCCCGGCTCTCCCAACTCCTCGAGCGGGTTGCTGGCGGCGAAGAGATCCTCATCACCCGCGAAGGCGAGCCTGTAGCGCGGCTGATTCCACCGACGCCGCGCCTGCTCGGCCGCGACGTCGGTCTCTACGAAGTTCCCGAGGACTTCAATGCTCCTATGCCCGAGGAAGAGCTGCAACGGTTCGAGGTCTGAGGTCCGACTCGGCTCAGCCCATCGAAGGCCCCGCCGTCTCTGCTGAGTCGACCAAGGCTTGCGAAAATCGAGTCTCCTGATTGAAGGGAACCGAGCCGACTCCATCAGTTGCAGCGGAAGAAGCCGCGGCTCATCTGAAACTTGATGCTCTGCGGATTGGGGCGGCCGCCGATGGTGTCGGCGACGTTCATGCCGAAGCCTTCCCAGCTAGCGCAGAAGCCGAAGCTGGTGCCGCCGGGGCAGTTGCAGCTGCCGCTGGCGCAGTGGTTGTTGTGGTGGCAGTAGGCGCCGGCGGCGCCGGTGCCGTCGTTGGGGGCGCAGCGGCCGCCGGAGCCGGTCCAGAAGTCGAGCTGGCCGACTTTGCCCTTGTCGGCGCAGTGGCCGGAGTTGCAGTTCTCGTTCTTGGTGCAGTCGTTGCCGTTGTCGCGGCGATCGGTGCAGGTGCCGGAGCCGCCGGAGCGCCAGTTGTTGCAGAAGCTGTCCGGCCCGCGCAGGCCGTTGTCGCAGCCACAGCGGCCGCTGCGACAGTGGTTGTCGTGGTGGCAGTACTCATTGGCCAGGCCGGTGAAATCCATCGGCGCACAACGACGGCCGTCGGCACAGTAGCCGGACTGGCACTCGCTGCTCTGGGCACACAGGGCGCCGTTGGTCTTGCTGCCGCGCACCGGATTTGACTGGCAGGCGGCGGTGGTGAAGAGGACGAAAAGGACGAGTAGGGACAGCAACGCCAGCTTGGCGGAAAGTTGATTCATGGTTTCCTCCCGAATCGATGTGAGTTCTGAAAGTACTGACCTCACAGGCGATGACCGATCGGGAAGCGTTACTCGCCCCCGGCACTCGGATCCAACGTGCCGGGGGCGACGATCCGACGTTTCCTCGGGGAGTCACGGCGGCTCCCAGCGAAGAAGCGAGGGTTACTGGGGTCCTAGTAAGAGGGTGGGAAGCCGCCCGAGCACGAGGTACAGCTCGGAGGGCACCAGCCTGCGGTGTAGGTGCAGCCGCCGCCACCGGAACCGGAGCCGAGCGGGCCTTCCCGCAGGCCCTCGAAACCTTCGACGGCTCCTTCCGTTTCGCGGGTCGATTCGTTGCCCGAGCTCGGTGGCTCGAGGGCGGTTTCGAATTCCGCCCGCCGCTCGTTGGCGAGGGCCGTCACGGTGTTCTGCCAGGCGTTGGCTTCCGAGCGCATTTCGGCCGTCATCGGCACGCCGCCAGCCTCCTTGAAGGCTTCTGAGCGTTGGACTTCAGAGATCGTCTCGCCGAGATAGATCGATCCCTGGGATTCCGAAATGATCGCCGTTGCGGTGAAGATCGCCACGGCGGCGAGGAGGAGGGTACCGAGTTGTTTGGGTCTCATGCTGTGTTTCTCCTCGTGGGCTGGGTTGAAAGGACCAAGAGCTCCCGGCCCACAGTCAGGAGATCTGGTATGTAATTGCTTACGGATTATTCTGTAACTAGTTACGCATTGATTCGCCGAAGGTTTCTCCGCGAGGTTCGCCTCGGGTGGAGTCAAGGCGCTTGGACGGCTGGAAGGGCTACTGCGAAAGGCCCTGCAGGAGCTTAGAGGCAGCGCCGGATTGGCGCCGAACTTGGATTCGAAAGGGGAGGAAGCGTTGCCTTCGAGCGGTTTCCGGCTCTTGGGAGGAAAGGTCAGCGAGGAGGGGCGAAGGGGAGCGCTTCGGCACCCTCCTCGGTCGCCAACTGGGCTAGATAATGCCCATCCGGCTCAAGGGAGGCAGAAGCAGGGAGGCCCAGCTTCCGGTGTAGACCAACATCAACAAAAAGACTCCGACATAGGCCAGGCGCAGTCGGTGGTTTTCTTTCGGGACGTGCGCGATCGCCATGATGATCAGCAGCCAGCCGAAGCCGATGACGGTGGCAACGGAGTAGGTGGTGACGGCGAAGAGCAGCAGGAGTGCGTGGCGCCAGACCACCGGTGGTCCCCAGCGAGCCGGTAGGAGGAAGATCAGCCCGATCAGCCCCTCGATGCCAATGGTCCACCAGGTGAGGAAGGTCGCCGTGGCGTCGAGCCGTGGCGTGCTGGCGAGCTGCACTTGCTCGATGATGCGTTGATCACGAGTTCCCACCAGTAAGGTTTTCTCGAGGCGATCGTTGCGATAGAAGTCCTCCGGATCGAGACCGCCCACGGCCTCCGCGACGCTGCCGAATCGGCCGTCCGTGAGCAGGGTGTGACGGAAGAAGCTGCCGTCGAGATAGTCCGGCGAGATGATCTTCCAAAAGGTTGCAAACACCATGCATAGGCCGATCAGCAGGCGGGCATTGTTCGCCAGCAGGCTGCGCTGCCGTTCGGTACCGCGGTGAAAGAAGATGATCGTCAGGACAAGCGTCCAATAGGTCATCAAATACTTGTGATTGTCGATCACGTACCAGTTCTGATAGTTGCTCGCGACCAGGAAGCAAGTGGCGAGAAACCAGAAGACTCCGCTGCGATAGATCGGCCGGTAGAGCAGCGCACCGATACACAGGACGCGCAAGGGAACGGTGAGATACCAATAGTTGCCGGCATAGAGGATCAGCAGGATCAGGGTCAGCCGGGGGGCGAGGTCGAGGGGGTCGATGTTGCGCAGGTCCTTCTCGGCGCGGAGAGCGAAGTCCTTAACGGCTTGCCACATGGATCGCCTCCTCGTCGTCCTGCGGCAACTCGAACTGGGCGCTGAGCCAGCGCTCGGAACGCAGGGTGTGGGTGTCGCCCTCGAAGGTCATGCGCCAGAGCTCGGCACGGGCCGATCGAAGGCCGAGGAAGGCTTCTTCCGGAGGCTCGGGCTCGCCCGACTGCAGCAAGCGGACTCGCGGTTGGTCGATGGGGCGCAGGGACTCTTTGGCGATTCCCGAAGGATCGAAGGTGCCGGCTCTCGGGGGTAGGGTGTCCGCCCCAGCGATCGAGGATTCCGACAAGCGAGCAATCGGATCGTAGTCCGCCCACAGCCACTGCGAGGTGGCGGTGGCTTCCGCGACTTTTTCGAGCAGGGGTTGGGATGGGATCACCTGCAGGCGCCGGATGGCGCTGCTGGCGAGGCCCGGAATCGGGACCTCGAGGTCGAGGCCGTCTTCGGTGACGATGAAGGTTCGCACGTAGCGCGCTCCAGGACTGTCGACGGTGCAAAACATCCCGAAACCACCACCCTTCCAGGGGCTCTGGCGGTAGGCGTGGGCGCGATAAATCTGTAAGAAAGCGATCGCGATCAACAGGATGGGGGCTATGTAACCAACCAGGGATCGGAGTTGGATCTTCATGGAGTGCTCCCGAGGTCAGTAAAAACGTGCCCGGCCCGCGGGCCGGACACGACGATGTCGATCAGGAATCAGTAAGCCGGCGGGAAGCCTCCGCTGCAGGACATGCAGCTCGGCGGGCACCAGCCACCCGAGTAGTTGCAGCCGCCGCCGCCACCGCCACCGGTGTTCAGCGGACCCTCACGCAACTCCTCGAAGCCACCGATGGCGTTCTCCGATTCGCGCTCCGACTCGGTGCCGTGGGTCGGCGGCTCGATGAACTCCTCGAATTCCTGGCGGAACTCGTTGCCCGGGTTGGTGAACTCGCGCTGCCACTCGGTGGCCTCGCGACGCACCTCGGTGCTCATCGGATTGCCGCCGGCCTCGATGAACTCTTCGGTGTTTTGCGTTTCCCGAATCTTCTCGCCGAGACTCCCGAACGCTTGCACGTCGCTGGTGACGGCGACGAAGGCGAAAATCGCCCCCGCTGCGAGGAGAAGTACTAGGAACTTGCTTCGACTCATGGTGCTGTTCTCCTCGTGGACCGGTGCCGTGAAAAATCACCCGGCAGCGTCGGTCCACGAAAGGCCGCCCCCGGGTGAAGAGCGATCAAAAACAGCCATGAAGGACATCTTCTAAGGCTAGATACGGGTCATGCGTACGTAAGTTCTTGTTTATTTTTCTTGAGCAGATCATTTGCCGATGACGTACGTATAGAAACCTATAGACCTGTTGGACAAAGTTCCGTGCCGCACTGCTTGGAATCGACTTCATGGAAGGAACGGAGCACCGAGATGAACCCTTCGACCCATCGAATCGTCTTGTGGCGGTCTCTCTGGAGTGGCGCTCTCGTCGCTGTTTTCACTTGGTCCATCGCGTTCGCCTTGCCAAGCTCCGCGGCGGAGATCACCGTTTCCGGCATGGTGTCGTCGGCCGGGGGAGAGCCTCTGGCGGAGGTCGCGATCGGCCTGCAGCCGGTGGTCGATCCCCATCGCCGCGCTCTGGAGGTGCGCCGAGGACGAATGCGCGGCGAAGCTGTCGTCTCAGGTCGGAGTCAAGCAGACGGCACCTTTCGCCTCGAAGTTCCTCGCGGCGGCCTGTGGCGGGTGGTGCTCGAGCATCCGGGGTGGATCTCGATGCGAACCGCTCCCTTGCCGCTGGTCGATGATCGGCTCTTGCCGCCGGTCGCTCTGGTTCGGGAGCAGGGAACGGAGGTCACCGTCGTCGATGAGTCCGGCCGCCCGGTTGCCGGGGCCCACGTGCGCGCCCTCGGCCTCGACGAGGCTCAGCGCCTGCAGCGCGGCGAGCTCTGGCAGTTTCTGCCGCGGACGGCAGTCACTGATGACACCGGCCGGGCGAGGCTGGCGCGGGCAGCCGAGGAACGTCTGGGCTTATGGGCGGTGGCTCCGGGTTTCTGGCAGCGGACCGGAGAAGTCGCCGGCCCCGCGGCGCGGCTGGTGCTGCCGAAGGGCGTCGAGCGCCGGGTCGAGGTGCGCGATGCCGCCGGCCGGCCGGTGTCGGGGGTGGTCGTCGGGGTCGGGGAGACGGCCTGGCCACTGGCCGTGACCGGTGACGATGGTCGAGCTGCCTTCGCCGGTCCGCGGCGTGGTCGCACGCCATTGACGCTGATCCACCCGGCCGGTTGGCGGGTGCCGGATGTTCTGCCACCGGTCGCCCCGGCGTCCTCGGGCCTGGTGACTCGCCAGCTTCCCCCAGTGAGCCGTTTTCAAGGCACCGTGAGTCGCCGCGATGGCCGGGAGCGGCTGGCCAACGCGCTGGTCTGGTCGGTGGCGCTCCCGGCGCTGGCGGTGCGCACGAACGCCCGGGGAGAGTTCGCTTTTCCACCACTGCCGGTCGGAGCGCCCTTTTTCCGCGCCACCGCCGCGGGCTCCCTCGCCCGCACCGTGCGGACCACCCTCGAGGCCGGTATTCCGGCGAGGCAGGCCATCGTCTTGCAGCCGGCGACCCGCATCGCCGGCCGGGTGACAGGCCGCCAAGAGGCTCTGGCGGGAGCCCTGGTGGAGCTCGAGCCGCGGGCCGCCGGCGCCGCGGCGCTGCGCTGGCGAACCGCTTCTGATGGTCGCTTTTCTCTACCGGGTCTCGATCCGGCGGCGGGCTATCGGCTGACCGTCTCGAAGGACGGCTACGGCAGCGAGCAGCTGGCCTTCGAACCCTTGCAGCATCGGGCCGATCGCACAGCGCTCTCGGTCGTGCTGGCGGCGGAGCAGATGGCGGTGGGGCAGGTGGTCGATGGTCGCGGGCGGGGGATTGCCGGCGCTCGAGTGGGGTGGAGCGATCGCCGGCGGCGTCAGGCGGCGCCCGTCGCCAGCGACCGCGAGGGCCGTTTCGAGCTGCGCGATCTGACCGCCGGGCCGATCACTTTGCAGGTCGAAGCGGCGGGTTTTGCGCCGGCGCTGCTGCGCGGTGTCGAGCTGCGAGCGGGCAACGGTCCGATCGCCCTCGGAACCATCGCTCTCGAGCCCGAAGCGGTGCTTGGCGGAAGGGTCGAGGATGGCCGCGGCCGGCCGGTCGCAGGGGCTCGGGTAGAGGCGGCTCGGCGATCGCTCGAAGGACTTGCCTTGCCGGTGGCGCGTTCCAACGAGCAGGGCAGGTTCCGACTCGTGGGCCTGGCCCCCGGGGAGCGCCTCGAGCTGGCTGTCGAGGCGCCCGGCTACGCCCGTCGTGCCGGCGACACGGTGGATGTTCCGCTCGATGCGGAGCTGGTGCTGGTGGTGGATGCAGCCGCCGTGCTGCGGGGCTTCGTCACCAACGACGGTGGCGAGCTGGTCGAAGGGGCCGAGGTCTGGGCGCGCCTCGGCGAGGCCGGGTCGCTGGCGGTGCGCAGCGATGCCGCCGCTGCCGAGGACGTGCGCATCGGACCGGTTCGGAGCGACCGCGAAGGTCGCTTCGAGCTCGCCGGCGTGCCCGGCGGCCTGGTCTCCCTGGGCGCCTATGCGCGCGGTTATCTGCGCCTCGATGTTTCGGCCTTCGAGGTCGACCCGGAGGCCCCGCCGGGCGAGCTCGAGCTGGTCCTCGAGCGCGGCGCACTGGTGCGAGGCAAGGTGTCGTCGGCGGCCGGGGCGGCGGTGGCCGGGGCGCGCGTTTTCGTCGATCGGGGCGTCGGGCGCGTGCGCGGCGAGCAGACCGGCGTGGTGAGCGATGGCGACGGTCGCTTCGAGCTACCGGGAGTGCCTTCCGGGCCGGTGCGGGTGGCCGCCAAGCATGATCGCCTGGGGGTGACCACGGCCGGTCTCGAGGTCTCCGCCGGCGAGCATTCTCTGGACCTGGTGTTCGAGGGCCGCGGTGCGATTCGGGGGCGGGTGATCAACGCGGCCGGCGTCGGGGTGGCCGGCGTCGAGGTGGTCGCCGACTCTGGCGAGCAGCGCTTCCGCGGCCGTAGCGATGCCCAGGGGACCTACCACCTGCCGACGGTCGAGGACGGCGAGTACCTTCTGACGGCGCGCACCGCTGGCCTGGCGCCGGCAGAGCTCGAGGAGCCGCTGGTGGTGGCCGGCTCCGAAGTGCTGGCGCCGGATCTCGAGGTCGGCTCCGGCGGCGCGATCATCGGCAATCTGGTCGGCCTGACGGACCAGGACTGGCCGCGGGTGCAGGTTCTCGCCCGCGGGCCCGGCACCGGCGCCGGCCAAGCCGGCGAGGTCGCCTATGGCGGCAGCTATCGCATCGCGCCGCTGGCCGCCGGCAGCTACACCGTCACGGCGCAGCTTCCGGGATCGGGGCGCCAGGCGCGGGGCCGGATCGAGATCGAGGCCGGAGCCGAAGAGGCGGTGCTCGACCTCGAGTTCGATGTCGGTTTGCGCCTCGCCGGCCGGGTTCTCGACGCTGGACAGGGGTTGGCCGGGGCGTCGCTGGTGCTGGTGGGCTTGGACCGTCCGGCGCGGGCGTCGTCGGAGTCGCGCTCCGGCGGCGATTTCGAGATCAGCGGTATCGATCCGGGGCTCTATCGCCTCGAGGTGGCGGCTCCCCGAGGCGGCGCCCAGACGGCGAAGCTGGTGGCGATGACCGCCGACAAGCGGCTCGAGGTGGATCTCGGCAGCGGCTCCCTCGCCGGGGAGG from Acidobacteriota bacterium includes:
- a CDS encoding multicopper oxidase domain-containing protein, translated to MKRREFLKLGLGSAAAFSLSGLTLAKVRPRVGAATINVTLVAEAYTKNLIDGGTVTCWRFRDAAGGGPGNLASGLMAEVGDTVNVTVTNNLDRAINFVVPGLLTGTATVAASSSRLYSFTASAAGSFLYRDDNTAGIATAMGLSGPLVVMPAGITDRLYPGAPVFDQQYTLVMQDIDDRLNAAVAAGGSYNLDNYEPNYFFLNGLSFPDTKNDAETMLMITTGEDVAIRFINGGTISSPMHFHGYHVDVATRDRVIETAVIEKDTVLVRVDECVDVMLNVSQAGAFPLHTHYVPGVTANGVYTNPVGGALTMMMASDP
- a CDS encoding multicopper oxidase domain-containing protein; the protein is MRTFEFLGPNIVSLGVVMSGMQQMDDGTNLGTWYFREGSGLGFNNDRTVPCPVIEAVEGQTVSVTLASNRPHTIHFHGLDVDQANDGVGPTSGYVAAVVPGDDFGRVNGYTRLVSPFTYTFTAPHAGTYMYHCHVDTVLHIERGMIGTVIVRPPDGSTDTVWNGGPTFDKEYVWHLHTFDSAWHSIQISDSNTVRHSPDYFLINGKDGNQIDADPASAIAAGAGDRVLIRATNVGYQPALVKLGGLAFDVVASDGRPLASTLAGVTEQWVAPGERYDLILTMPASANATAMVEYWDPRIANILGTATAPVVEDPTLFADGFETGNTSRWSNTVE
- a CDS encoding type II toxin-antitoxin system prevent-host-death family antitoxin, yielding MLEIDLQKAEARLSQLLERVAGGEEILITREGEPVARLIPPTPRLLGRDVGLYEVPEDFNAPMPEEELQRFEV
- a CDS encoding carboxypeptidase regulatory-like domain-containing protein — encoded protein: MNPSTHRIVLWRSLWSGALVAVFTWSIAFALPSSAAEITVSGMVSSAGGEPLAEVAIGLQPVVDPHRRALEVRRGRMRGEAVVSGRSQADGTFRLEVPRGGLWRVVLEHPGWISMRTAPLPLVDDRLLPPVALVREQGTEVTVVDESGRPVAGAHVRALGLDEAQRLQRGELWQFLPRTAVTDDTGRARLARAAEERLGLWAVAPGFWQRTGEVAGPAARLVLPKGVERRVEVRDAAGRPVSGVVVGVGETAWPLAVTGDDGRAAFAGPRRGRTPLTLIHPAGWRVPDVLPPVAPASSGLVTRQLPPVSRFQGTVSRRDGRERLANALVWSVALPALAVRTNARGEFAFPPLPVGAPFFRATAAGSLARTVRTTLEAGIPARQAIVLQPATRIAGRVTGRQEALAGALVELEPRAAGAAALRWRTASDGRFSLPGLDPAAGYRLTVSKDGYGSEQLAFEPLQHRADRTALSVVLAAEQMAVGQVVDGRGRGIAGARVGWSDRRRRQAAPVASDREGRFELRDLTAGPITLQVEAAGFAPALLRGVELRAGNGPIALGTIALEPEAVLGGRVEDGRGRPVAGARVEAARRSLEGLALPVARSNEQGRFRLVGLAPGERLELAVEAPGYARRAGDTVDVPLDAELVLVVDAAAVLRGFVTNDGGELVEGAEVWARLGEAGSLAVRSDAAAAEDVRIGPVRSDREGRFELAGVPGGLVSLGAYARGYLRLDVSAFEVDPEAPPGELELVLERGALVRGKVSSAAGAAVAGARVFVDRGVGRVRGEQTGVVSDGDGRFELPGVPSGPVRVAAKHDRLGVTTAGLEVSAGEHSLDLVFEGRGAIRGRVINAAGVGVAGVEVVADSGEQRFRGRSDAQGTYHLPTVEDGEYLLTARTAGLAPAELEEPLVVAGSEVLAPDLEVGSGGAIIGNLVGLTDQDWPRVQVLARGPGTGAGQAGEVAYGGSYRIAPLAAGSYTVTAQLPGSGRQARGRIEIEAGAEEAVLDLEFDVGLRLAGRVLDAGQGLAGASLVLVGLDRPARASSESRSGGDFEISGIDPGLYRLEVAAPRGGAQTAKLVAMTADKRLEVDLGSGSLAGEVLASGSGESLADVALRFQPLDLELEPGWQGPAGSTDSDGRFVLQGVAAGRYRLEALKFGYQTVTVEVEVRAGEFTDGLRLELPRSGG